In the Muricauda sp. MAR_2010_75 genome, one interval contains:
- the murQ gene encoding N-acetylmuramic acid 6-phosphate etherase, translated as MKKHIKITEEASLYDQLEEMSSLDIVSHINNEDKKVANAVEEVLPKVAKLVDETAKRFEKGGRLFYIGAGTSGRLGILDASEIPPTFGMPYDRVIGLIAGGDTAIRKAVEFAEDDLDQAWKDLQEFDINSNDVLVGIAASGTTPYVLGGITKAKENGILTAGITNNPGSPLATGSDIAIEVNVGPEFLTGSTRMKSGTSQKMVLNMITTALMIRIGRVKGNKMVNMQLSNTKLVDRGTRYIMEELGLNYEEAEKALKKYGSVKRAVDALR; from the coding sequence GTGAAAAAACACATCAAAATAACAGAAGAAGCTTCCCTTTACGACCAGTTGGAAGAAATGTCGAGCTTGGACATTGTGAGCCATATCAACAATGAAGACAAGAAAGTTGCAAATGCCGTAGAAGAAGTATTGCCCAAAGTGGCAAAATTAGTGGATGAGACTGCTAAACGATTTGAAAAAGGAGGTCGATTGTTTTATATCGGTGCCGGTACCAGCGGACGTTTGGGCATTTTGGATGCTTCGGAAATTCCACCAACCTTTGGAATGCCTTACGATAGGGTCATTGGGTTGATTGCAGGTGGTGATACAGCCATCCGAAAAGCGGTGGAGTTTGCCGAGGATGATTTAGACCAAGCGTGGAAAGACCTTCAGGAGTTTGATATCAATTCCAACGATGTGTTGGTTGGGATTGCTGCTTCAGGGACGACACCCTATGTTTTGGGAGGAATCACAAAGGCTAAAGAGAATGGTATTTTAACCGCGGGCATCACCAATAACCCAGGGTCACCTTTGGCCACAGGATCTGATATCGCTATAGAAGTGAATGTTGGTCCTGAGTTTTTAACCGGAAGCACCCGTATGAAAAGCGGTACCAGCCAAAAAATGGTGCTCAACATGATTACCACGGCTCTCATGATCCGTATTGGTCGGGTAAAAGGCAACAAAATGGTGAACATGCAATTGAGCAACACTAAGTTGGTAGACAGAGGTACTCGATATATCATGGAAGAACTCGGCCTGAATTACGAAGAGGCAGAAAAGGCTTTAAAAAAATATGGCTCGGTCAAACGGGCGGTTGATGCCCTACGGTAA
- a CDS encoding PQQ-dependent sugar dehydrogenase, with product MKKSIIFQYFFVVLLSTSCAQTPDKSINLPKTVDFTVESVVSGLQTPWGMVFLPDGSMLITEKTGELIHYSSGKTTKISNVPEVYVRGQGGLMDIELHPNYKENGWLYLSFASSDGDGKGGNTAIMRAKLSNNRLTQKQLLYKAEPNSTRGQHFGSRLEFDNEGYLYFSVGERGNRDVNPQDITRDGGKIYRIHDDGRIPDDNPFVGKSGAKTAIFSYGHRNPQGLAKHPETGQLWEHEHGPRGGDEINIIEKGKNYGWPVITYGINYSGTKITDETSRPGMEQPLYQWTPSIAPSGMTFVTSDKYPKWKGNLLVGSLSFQYLERLELQNDKVTYREKLLDGMGRVRNVRQGPDGYIYVGIEGKGIVRLVPK from the coding sequence ATGAAAAAAAGTATCATATTTCAGTATTTTTTCGTTGTACTGCTAAGTACATCTTGCGCCCAAACCCCTGATAAAAGCATAAATCTTCCCAAAACCGTTGATTTTACTGTAGAATCCGTTGTATCCGGTTTACAGACCCCTTGGGGCATGGTATTCCTTCCGGATGGGAGTATGCTCATAACGGAGAAAACAGGGGAACTCATACATTATAGTTCTGGAAAGACAACTAAAATCAGTAATGTCCCTGAGGTTTATGTTCGTGGTCAGGGTGGGTTGATGGACATTGAACTACATCCCAATTACAAGGAAAACGGATGGCTCTACTTATCCTTTGCTTCTTCGGATGGTGATGGAAAAGGAGGAAATACGGCCATTATGCGAGCTAAACTCTCCAATAACAGACTGACACAAAAACAATTACTCTACAAAGCGGAACCCAATTCCACCCGAGGACAGCATTTTGGCTCCCGACTTGAATTTGACAATGAAGGATACCTCTATTTTTCAGTGGGAGAACGCGGCAACAGGGACGTTAATCCGCAGGACATTACACGGGATGGTGGCAAAATATACCGAATCCATGATGATGGGCGTATTCCTGATGATAATCCCTTTGTGGGAAAATCTGGAGCAAAGACGGCCATTTTTAGTTATGGGCATAGAAATCCGCAAGGGCTGGCCAAACATCCCGAAACGGGTCAACTATGGGAGCATGAACATGGCCCCAGGGGTGGGGACGAAATCAATATCATCGAGAAAGGTAAAAATTACGGTTGGCCCGTCATTACCTATGGCATAAATTACAGCGGCACCAAGATTACGGATGAGACCTCAAGGCCGGGCATGGAGCAACCTTTGTATCAATGGACACCTTCCATTGCTCCCTCGGGAATGACCTTCGTGACTTCGGACAAATACCCCAAATGGAAAGGAAATTTGCTGGTAGGTTCATTGTCATTTCAATATTTGGAACGTCTAGAACTACAAAATGACAAAGTTACTTACCGCGAAAAACTGTTGGATGGTATGGGACGGGTACGCAATGTCCGCCAAGGACCCGATGGCTATATCTATGTAGGTATCGAAGGTAAGGGAATTGTACGGTTGGTTCCAAAGTAG